A window of Ictalurus furcatus strain D&B chromosome 4, Billie_1.0, whole genome shotgun sequence genomic DNA:
GCTGCAGAAATAAACATGCTGAACGGGGACGTCTGACCTGGAAATgatgaaaacacacagactCCTCTATGAAAGTGTGTTTAGTTGATAAAACGCGAAGCAGTTTATGATGTGTGTATGAACTGTACCCTCAGTGTTGAACTCTTTACAGTCATCAGATGATAAGTGCTGTACGCGTTACTGTGTTTAATGCTGACCGCGTGACGGCGGCCATTTTGTCACGACGTCATGCTCTGAGCTCGGGGTCGAGGGGAGGCTTTCTTCAGAGTCAGAAATTCAGATTCATCTTTACCacatgctcactcacacacttctgTACTGTTCTAGAGCACGTGTGAGAGAACGGAGCGCGGATCAGGAGGAAAGAGAGACGAATGATGGAGGGATATTTTTCTCTTGTTTGAATGAACCCTAATAAGAAAACATCTCACATCTGCGTGTCCTGAATctgtcacacacatgcacttcaATTAAACACTGACAAGTcatatgtgtgcgtgcgcgcgtgtgtgtgtgtgtgtgtgtgcgcgttcaGGTGCGTTTGGCCGGTTTGGCAAtgagctgtctctctctctccagctctttctctctctgctgctcTCGCTCCAGGGCCTCCTTCTGTTTCTGCTGCTGCAGCTTCAGAGCTcgcttctacacacacacacacacacacacacacacacacacacacacacacaaacaaacagaatcacTATAACAGAAAGCAACACACAACAACCTTATCACTAACCAAAAGACAACACTGCACTGTCAAAGAGCtgaaaagaacgaaagaaagagggaaaaggaaaaaagagagagaccaatagagatagacagagagagagagagagcacaattaagaaagagtgatagagagagaacgGTAGAGAgtatgatagagagagacagagtggtagagagagagagagtggtagaGAGCATGATAGAGCGAAagtacaagagagagagagcgatagagagagagagtggtagaGAGCATGATAGAGCGAAagtacaagagagagagagcgatagagagagagagtggtagaGAGCATGATAGAGCGAAagtacaagagagagagagcgatagagagagagagtggtagaGAGCATGATAGAGCGAAagtacaagagagagagagcgatagagagagagtggtagAGAGCATGATAGAGCGAAagtacaagagagagagagcgatagagagagagagagtggtagagagcatgatagagagagagagcatgataGAGaaagagcgatagagagagagagcggcagagagcacgagagagagaaagtacaagagagagagagcgatagagagagagagagtggtagagagcatgatagagagagagagcatgataGAGaaagagcgatagagagagagagcggcagagagcacgagagagagaaagtacaagagagagagcgatagagagagagaacggtaGAGAgcatgatagagagagagagcaatagagagaaagagcgaaagtacaagagagagagagtgatagagagagagagagagcgcaataGAGaaagagcgatagagagagagagcgatagacagagagagcgcaatagagagagagtgtgcactAGTGTGCACTTGTGCCGTGCAAGTGTGAGATTAAATcaaagctgctgattggtcggCTGCTCTACCGCAGATTGTGACATCATCAGCTAGCAGAGTTTAAAATGTCTAACATCCACACaccagtgtgtttcagtgtgtttcagtgtgtttcagtgtgtgtgtgtgtgtgtgtaaaacagtaCATATCTGACCTTCAGTTTGGACGTTCTGTCATGCAGGCTGATCATCTCTCTGCGTATGTTCACCAGCTTACTGTGATACACTTTAGCCTCtgtgaactacacacacacacacacacacacacacacacacacacacacattaatataaatcatcTACACACCCAGAGACACTTTCATTCCTGGATGTCACTGATCAaacaatatatatgtatatatgtgtgtgtgtgtgtgtgtgtgtgtgtgtgtgtgtgtgtataaatagagAACGCTTTACCAGAGTGTTAACATCGATCATGGCGTTACACTCTCTAAACTTGGTTATTTCCTGTTCCAGGGTGTCGAGCAGGACGACTTGGTTTTGTCTGACAGAGAGATAAACATTATTAGCAGCAGGTTAGACTCTGAccgctcgtgtgtgtgtgtgtgtgtgtgtgagtatttaTTACGTGAGTTCCTGCATTGTATCTCTGGAACGCTGTAGATCTGGGAGGTAGTGTGAGATCAGACCCTCGCTCAGTTTCTCTACACACTCCTCCTTCACCAACACCAAATCCTCCAGATACTGAGGCTCGctaacagcacacacatctgctctcacacacacacacacacacacacgtcaaaaACAATGTAAACATATTAATGCTGATTTATTGTAtatgttatattgtatatatatattgtatatatatatgtgtgtgtgtgtgtgtgtaaaaccttTCTCAGGTGAAGATTCACTGCAGGACAGATCCACATCTCCTTCTGACTCCATTTTGTCTCAAATCTCCTCCTTTTCAGCTTTTCTCATTGAAATAATAATGGCTGCTGTTCAGCTTCCTGTATTGCAGTGATATTATGACATTCcgccattttgttttatatatatgatatgtTTATGTTATAACATTCCGCCATGTTTATATACAGCGCATCTCGAGCTACTCGTTTATTTAAGCTTTCTCAaattcatatataaataaatcagggcGCGTTTCGGTATTTTTTGCACataataaatatgttaaaatCGTTCACCGTTTctctaaaaatgtaaatatatatatatatatatgtgcgtgtgtgtgtgtgtttatttatttattttttaaaaaacccctcTTACCTTCCTGCATATCAGCTGCGAAAAATATCACGTGATATTTCCATACCGGAAGTGTTGATACTCTTTGCGCTGATTTTTAAATTAAGAAATGCGGAAGTGAGAGTGGAGAATGATTTGTATATCTATAATTTTGCCCACTGTTCATCATGTGACCACGATGACGATTTAGCATGGAAGAATAGTACTGACTCTTTTCTAAGGAAAATGtcgttaaaaaaaagcaaagaaacaaaaaacatatatatattaaatgttatttactgtttatttattttcaccagTTATCACTGAGTGACTTACGGCTGTGAGCCACTCCTAATACATTAGCGTCACTGTCCAATCAGCGGGCAAGTTGAGATCCGCGCGCGCCAATCCAACGAAGGAGGCGGGAAACGGCAAGCCAATCCCAGCGCAAGAGGGCGGGGTTTTAGTGAAAAAACGGGTAGGGAAAAAAGTACCTCGTGACCTGTTGTGATGCAAATAAGCTGCCAAAACGAGAGAGCTATCGGGAACTTTGTACAGCTCGTTCCTGTAAACATGTGTTAGTTATACTGGAGTGTAACATGGCAGCGTTTCCATTCATTTAGGTTCATCTCAGGACGAATTATTTTAACCTCCAGCAGTGAGAAGCGGGCGGTGAGTATAGTGTATACTGTGTGTTTGGCCTCGCGCCTGTCAAATAGCGATACTGACTTCACGTTCATTTCACTCTGAGTTATGGGATTTATCTCACCTGGCGCTTCATGTCAAATAATTATCAGAGTTTACGTTCAAAGTCTTGATTTTACTAAAGGAATAAGATAAAAGAATACACCGGAGTTACTCCATAAGATAATGAAACTGTTCCGTTGTTAGCGAGGTGCTAATTTTATTGTCCTTTCCAGATATCGCGATACTACACGGTATCACTGATCGAAGCTCAGTGTACAACAGATATCGCGATACTAACACGGAATGTCTGACTGACAGATGTGCTGctatttaaaaatagttttttaaagataaaatacGTGTGAAATTAGGGATCTTTTTAGTCTGTGAAGAATAAACATACTTGTGAATGTACCTAAAAATGTTTTGCTGAATGTCGCTGAAGAGTAAGGGAATGTCGCTGAAGAGTAAGGGAatgttgttgaaaatgtacTGAAAGTGTAAGGAATACCCAACTGTACAGACTACTACTCATATGTGTGGACTACTGAATGTAGGGAGTACACTCACATGCACAGAGTACTGACGTGTACTGATTGTAGGGAgtactgatgtgtgtggagTACTAAATATCAGCAGTACTGGCGTGTGCATAGTACTGATGCACAGAATACTGAACATATGGAGTACTGATGTGGGCGGAATACTGAACATATGGAGTACTGATGTGGGCGGAATACTGAACATATGGAGTACTGATGTGGGCGGAATACTGAATGTAGGGAGTACAGATGTGTGTGGAGTACTGAATGTAGGGAGTACAGATGTGTGTGGAGTACTGAATGTAGGGAGTACAGATGTGTGTGGAGTACTGAATGTAGGGAGTACAGATGTGTGTGGAGTACTGAATGTGGGGAGTACAGATGTGTGTGGAGTACTGAATGTAGGGAGTACAGATGTAGGGAGTACAGATGTGTGGGGAATACTGAATGTAGGGAGTACAGATGTGTGTGGAGTACTGAATGTAGGGAGTACAGATGTGTGTGGAGTACTGAATGTAGGGAGTACAGATGTGGGGAGTACAGAATGTAGGGAGTACAGATGTGGGGAGTACTGAATGTGGGGAGTACAGATGTGTGTGGAGTACTGAATGTAGGGAGTACTGAATGTGGGGAGTACAGATGTGTGTGGAGTACTGAATGTAGGGAGTACAGATGTGGGGAGTACAGAATGTAGGGAGTACTGAATGTGGGGAGTACTGAATGTAGGGAGTACAGATGTAGGGAGTACTGAATGTGGGGAGTACAGATGTAGGGAGTACTGAATGTGGGGAGTACAGATGTGTGTGGAGTACTGAATGTAGGGAGTACAGATGTGTGTGGAGTACTGAATGTGGGGAGTACAGATGTGTGGAGTACAGATGTGTGTGGAGTACTGAATGTAGGGAGTACAGATGTGGGGAGTACTGAATGTAGGGAGTACTGAATGTGTGGAGTACTGAATGTGGGGAGTACAGATGTGTGGAGTACTGAATGTGGGGAGTACAGATGTGTGGAGTACTGAATGTGGGGAGTACAGATGTGTGGAGTACTGAATGTGGGGAGTACAGATGTGTGGAGTACTGAATGTGGGGAGTACAGATGTGTGGAGTACTGATGATCAAGATGAACAGGAGTTCTGCTGCTTCAGGAGAGAGATAGCTGAGATAAAACCACTTTACACATCATCAGCACCAAACATCACACGTCCCACCTCCACAGAACAGAACGTAGCTTCACCGCTGTTTAGTAACGAGCAGcgtggttgtgtgtgttgtgtttgagaGCTCTCGCTGGAGCTTCTTATCTTCTTATTCCGCTGCATTCTGAACACGCAGCAGGACAGAAACATGCTACAACACGCAGGTCCGATCTCCACGATGTGAGTCATGTGGCGTAGCGCTCGGCTGTTTCTCAGGCGACGGGAATCAAATGATCAACCAGCGTGGAGGGTTTCACTCAGGTCCTTCACTGTAGCTTTTGGTTTTACAGAAAATCCGTCAAAGCCTCAGAGTGAAATCCACACCGACCTCACTGAGGACGGACTAAACGTCTTTCTGATTCATCACGATGTACAATTTACAGCTTCTGTTCGTCTCACGGTTCTGTTCTGAGGACGTTTCAGTACCGATCCCTGTCCTACATCCTGTATCTGTGTCTCATCAGAATAGAGGTGAACGTCAGCACCATTTTTATGACTTATATGCCCATATATGGAAATTAATGCAGAATAATAGTGGGCCTATATCAGAACCCTGAGGAACGCCCTGTTGTTCTTCTTTATATCTTTCTACTTAAACTACCAAACTGGTAACACTCTGTTTAATCGACCCTGAAAAAGTCCAGCGTGTCGAGTAAAATATCTGTGTTAAACACTGCGTTCACATGCAACAGAATCAGAACGGAAATACCTCCAACACATGAAGAGCAGTGTGTTACACCACAGAAAAATCCCTGCTGCAACCTCAGGAAGCGCTCAGGTTTCTCGTTCTTCCACATACTTCAGGATGAACCTGAGACCACAGATCACAACCAGTCAAAAATAACTGAAGATGATGAAACTCCACATCACAGTCACAGTACTGAGTTTCAGAGAACACTCTGGTGCACGGCCACGGGGAAACGCAGACTGTGGAAACGGAAAAGTCAGAAGGTCTGCAGAGCCTCCAGATGAACGGATCTGGTCTCGATGTGAACTCCAGAGCCGTGGTTCCTCCGGCTGTAATCTAATGAAGCGAATTAAGAATTCTGTTTAATTCCATTTCCGTGAGTAATCCTGTCCTCGTGTCTTCTTGCTCTGTCGTTTATTTTTCCCCGTATATATTTCAACACGAAGCTGAACAATGGTAAATAAAGAGGTTCCTCGTCCTGCGTGGTGTCAGTCTGAGGGGAAAAACCATGACCCTACACTCTGCTGTGTAGCCACGGGAGAAGTCTGTTCGGATCCGGCTGGTTCTGGAGTCGTGTACCGCTCATCAGACTGACCGATCGTCtgtaaagatggatggatggattacgtTAGGAATGTTTGAATGACGCTCAGCTTCCTGGTGAGATTCCACCGTCTGTCTGCTGACGGAAATCTGAATACCTGTGTGTGAACGTGAGCTTCAGTTGCGTTAGCTTCACTGTTTATCTGCGAAACCGAACCCAGAGGCTCACAATCGCTCGTACTGCTCCCGTGATCATTCCGTTGCTGACTCGTATTGCACTTCCTTCTCTTTATATTTCCTCGGGTTTGCAATCCgctttgttttgtgaaatacgTCCAGATCGCTGTCATTCCGTGCCGTCTGTCTGTTGGCATGACGACGTACACCAGTCTCGCGGTATCACCTGCTGTCAGTTGTTGGTGTCTGGGCACCTTTCATGAGTATCCATACTCGATACCGGTACTGGGTCGATACTGCGTCTCTATtcgaaacaaacaaaacaatgacgtatgtaaacatgaaataaatccAGTTCTAGATATAACTGCTGCACTGAACAATCACAGTGAAGGTGAAGGAGCTTCCTAAAGTTCTCAGGGACGACATTGCCAAACAACACTCGAATGGAAAAAGCTACAGAGCCTTAAACATTTCTGTCAGTACAACTGGTTCCGTAACACGCAGGTGGAAGTTCATGGAACAACAAGCGACCGTCCCTGGACAGGTGACTCTCTCCAGACTTCACCACGCTCTCAGATTAACGAtgaaggtgagagagaaagcagcAGTCATtagaaaagagttgcaggacgacctgaaagcagcaggagcaacagttacacagagaacaatCAAAACCAAGCGCTTCTGCACCTCACGCTAACCTCCTCCGCTGAAAAGCAAGCGCTGAGGCGTGCGTCTGaaagctttcacacacacacgcacacacacacacacacacacacacacacacaccaaatagaAACAGAAccatgctgtgtgtgaaaatgcttaaaatgacatttccaactagtattatttttttatttattccatttGAAATGTTCAGTTTATCTTGGCCAGAAGTTTTGTTAGCAAGATTAAATTTCATGATGCGTATCGTACAAACGTCTTTGCGTATCGTCTGCACGGTTTAACCTGATttattgatgtttgtttttttaattccaggTGTTTTGGAGAAGAACTTGTGGCACCATGAGAAGGAAACTCGAAGACTCTCATTCAGCTGTCAATCAAAGCTCACATCTGGCTTCACATCACATGAGCTGATCGCTAATCAGTTAATATTTCCCCACTGCACACaatcacgctctctctctctctatctctctcgcgctctctctctctctcgtgctctctctctctcgcgctctctctctctctctctcgcgctctctctctctctgacgaTGTCGGGGGCGGACCTTCTGTCCCGCGTGAGCTCGGTGTTCCGCAGGGAGAGAACAGACTGGGACCTCAGCGACACGGCCGCCTTCGATTTCTCTGAGGACCTGGCGGAGGACGAGATGCCGAGGTTCAACAAGCTGAAGGTGGTGGTGTCGGCCGAGATGGACGAGTACACGGGGTCGTCTCCGAACGGCGCCGCCGTCAGCACCTTCATCAGGGACGGCCaggacgacgacgacgactCACTGCTCGGCTCCACCTCCGGGCTGGGGGCGGAGCCATGTGAAAACTGTGCTAAGAGGAAGGAGGATGTCAAGCGGCGCAGAGTGATGAAGAAGCTGGCGATGGCGGCGGTGCTTTATTTCCTGTTCATGATCGGCGAACTCGTAGGTAAAAAATAACAAGAACATaactaaacacacaaaataaacattgttaAGACCTCtcgctaagtgtgtgtgtgtgtgtgtgtgtgtgtgtgtgtgtgtgtgttctccaggTGGCTACATGGCGAACAGTTTAGCCATCATGACAGACGCTCTGCACATGCTGACTGATCTGATTGGGATTGTGGTGTCCTTACTGGCACTGTGGCTCTCCGCCAAACCACCGACACACACCTTCAACTTCGGCCTGCACAGActcggtacacacacacacacacacacacacacacacacacacacacacacacacacactgtctcttttCATGTTCTGATGTTCTGATCTCCAGTCCACTCCTCTgtactgtttttctgtttgacagtgtaactgtgtgtgtgtgtgtgtgtgtgtgtgtgtgtgtgtgtgtgtgtgtgtagaggtgaTGTCTGCAGGAATCAGTGTGTTGTTGATCTACATACTGACCGGAGTGCTGCTGAACGAAGCGGTGCAGAGAACACTCCGTCCCGACTTCACTATTGACGGAGACGTCATGCTCATCACCGCCGCCGTGGGCGTGGCCGTCAACCTCATGTGTGTACCGCTTTCTCATTGGCTGATGGATTATTAAATCAGTTTATTGTCAGTATTATCACTagtctaaagtgtgtgtgtgtgtgtgtgtgtgtgtgtgtgtgtgtgtagaatgggTTTTCTCCTCAACCAGTCAGGTCACCTCCACTCccactctcattctcactcccACTCCCACTCTGCTGGCCACGCCCATTCTCAGAGGAGGGGTCAGGGACGGGGGCAGAGTCAGCACTCTCACGACAGCTTAGCGGTGCGAGCGGCGTTTATTCATGCGCTGGGTGACCTGGTGCAGAGCGTCGGGGTTCTCATCGCCGCATACATCGTCAGGTTTAAGgtacacgcacgcgcacgcacacacacacacacacacacacacacacacacacacacacacacacatatatacaatgtTCACTAGTTCGAAATAAAGACACTGCTttatcactgtgtgtgtttgatatttgAGAGTGTTAAGtgttatcgtgtgtgtgtgtgtgtgtgtgtgtgtgtgtgtgtgttctagccGGAGTATAAGCTAGCTGATcctgtgtgtacatacatattTTCTGTGTTGGTGCTGGTCACCACGCTGCGCATCATCAGAGACACCGGCCTCATCCTGCTGGAGGgtaacactctcacacactcactctcacacactcactctcacacactcactctcacacactctctctcacacacacacactcactctgacacactctcatacactccctcacacacacactccctcacactcactctcacacacactcactcactctcacactcattctcgcacactctcacactcattctcGCACACTCTCGCACACTCACTCTcgcacactcactctcacacacacacacacacacacacacacacacacacactcactctgacacactctcatacactccctcacacacacactccctcacactcactctcactcacactcactcactctcacactcattctcgcacactctcacactcattctcgcacactctcacactcattctcgcacactctcacactcattctcgcacactctcgcacactcactctcgcacacacacacacacacacacacacacaccctggacTTGTTGTTGAATTCTAAATGTAATACATGTGAGAGACCAGTAGAGGGCAGCAGAGACATTTTAGCTCCACTAGGCAACCCACGGTCACATCGAACTGTATACAATATATGTACAATactcagtgctgtgtgtgtgtgtgtgtgtgtgcgtgcgtaggCGTTCCCAGACACCTGAACATGAGTGTGATGAGGGAAGATCTGTTAAAGCTGGATGGTGTGGAGTCGGTGGAGGAGCTGAAGCTCTGGGCTTTAACCGCTGACCGAACTGTGGCTCTTGCACACCTTCAGCTTGgtgagacacatacacactcgcgcgcgcacacacacacacacacacacacacacacacacacacacttcacctccTCCCTCTGGAATAAAGGAGtaaagcagttttttttatgaaagaAACAGTTATACAATAAGTGTGTTGTTGCTAAGCAACAGTGTCATAACATTGTAAGCTAGCAGCTAGTCTGTACACAATGGCCACGTCACTCTGACCTTACATCTTTTAACAAATAATGAAATCGTctaaaatcatgtttttaaataaaatatttacaagagTGAAAACTGCTTGTGTACTGCCCCTCCCCCTTATTTAATCCTAAACTCCTCAGGCTTTCTGAAGTAAACTAGGATTTAAagttaaactgtgtgtgtgtgtgtgtgtgtgtgtttcccctcCAGCACCAGGCAGCATGGGTAACTGGGAGGAAGTGCAGTCTAAAGCTCGTCACctgttgatgatgtcacacggCGTGTCACACTGCACGGTGCAGCTGCAGAGCCACAAACACCGAGACACACACTCCTGCTCCAACTGTGTGTTAGCCAGTGCCTGaaaacaaacacccacacaccaggGCATCTCTTTCCTAAACAGGTTGCTATGCAACAGCGAAACACGCCAAAGCCAGAGCCAGTGTGTTTTCACTTTTAGTGAATCGATCAGGAGGCTGTTTTCAttcattactattattttctttttttccccttttctcacacacacacacacacacacacacacacacacacacacacacacacaccagcaaatAAATATCTGAGAAATAAATTCTTAACTCCACTGCTAGCCTGAACACTgacgtttttatttacattcaatTCGTAAAACACTCcacatttgttttaatgtttagtCTAATTTAAGTTTACAGTGACTAATCCTGGATTAGTTTATCCTGAGTCAGTGACTAATCCTGGATTAGTTTATCCTGAGTCAGTGACTAATCCTGGATTAGTTTATCCTGAGTCAGTGACTAATCCTGGATAGTTTATCCTGAGTCAGTGATGAATCCTGGATTAGTTTATCCTGAGTCAGTGACTAATCCTGGATTAGTTTATCCTGAGTCAGTGACTAATCCTGGATAGTTTATCCTGAGTCAGTGATGAATCCTGGATTAGTTTATCCTGAGTCAGTATTAAATCCTGGATTAGGGATTAAGCAGTATATCATATCAGCTCAAGTCTGGTGCATGTCCTTAACTTGTCATTAATCTGACTAGGACTcggttattttttaaatatttaatttaatttaaaaatctttttgtttAACTCAAACATTTGAGCTTCAGATCCAAGATTTGGGCTCTAATTAATTTGCGCTGCTCAAAAACACATTAATCCTggcacaatttattttttatttctgctcTGAACTCGTTACTGGACGAGGGGAAAATCTGAAATGATGAAAAGTGCAGTAAGATTTCCTTTACTCTTAAACCTTTAATTCATTAGCGAGGAAAGCTCAGACGATGCACTGTTTAAACGTTAAcatttattctgtttatatgTTCACCACAATCCGtgttgaatttctttctttttgataTTGTTTATTCCACCCGCTGTGTTGGTGAATGGTTTTGTTGGAGCATGAGATGTTTTGGAGTGGAGAGCATTGAGGATGCAGTGTGCCTTTACAGTAAACAGTCCTGTACACCACCGTGGTGTACACATCCCATAATTACAGCGCTTTTATTCTTTTactgttcattatttttcttcatttgttttcaGAAAGAAATAACATTGTTTTTGTGCCAAAAGACACAATCTATGCCTCtaaatatttttgctttatgttgttatttttgttttaatttagtttcatttttctttatatagaatttttcattgtttgaTGTTTTGCACATTCCAGAACAGCAGTtattcctgtttgtttgtttgtttgttataatTTATGTTCAGCAGTGAAACACCGCTCTGTGTGAGTGGATCAGATcttctttaaataaacctgttttgaAATCCAGCAAaagaaactctctctctctctctctctctttctctctctttctctctctctctctctctctctttctttctctctctctctctctctctctctctctctttctttctctctctctctctttctttctctctctctctctctctctctctctctctctctctctcacacacactcgcaaaCAGAAGATGGTGCTAACAGCCTCCGCATAAACAGGAGTTGAACTTTAATGAACCCTGGTTAACGTATTACTGCTTCTTTCTCTGTGACAGGGGCAGAGCTTGCAGACCTCAGGGAGGCAGGGGGAGGAGCTTGCAGACCTCAGGGAGGCAGGGGGAGGAGCTTGCAGACCTCAGGGAGGCAGGGGGAGGAGCTTGCAGACCTCAGGAAGGAAGGGGGAGGAGCTTGCAGACCCCAGGAAGGAAGGGGGAGGAGCTTGCAGACCTCAGGGAGGCAGGGGGAGGAGCTTGCAGACCTCAGGGAGGCAGGGGGAGGAGCTTGCAGACCTCAGGGAGGCAGGGGGAGGAGCTTGCAGACCTCAGGGAGGCAGGGGGAGGAGCTTGCAGACCTCAGGGAGGCAGGGGGAGGAGCTTGCAGACCTCAGGGAGGCAGGGGGAGGAGCTTGCAGACCTCAGGGAGGCAGGGGGAGGAGCTTGCAGACCTCAGGATGTTGGTTGTTAACTGGGATCAACAGCTACAGAGGAGCTGTGTAAACAGAACAACAGCTCTTATCTCGTTTCCAAAGAGCTGATGATAACTGCCATAAAAATAAAGgtgcgcgtgcatgtgtgtgtgtgtgtgtgtgtgtgtgtgtgtgtgtgtgcgtgcgcgcgcgcgtatAGATGTATATTGGCACGTTCCAAAGTCCAAAGCACTATGTGTAGCTGTTTTCGTCCTGTCAATTATCTGTGAGTCAGTAAGTGGGTGGGGCTGGAGTTACATGGTGTAAAGCATGCTAACTGAATACAACCTTGTGGTTGctagctagcatgatgctaactcCTCCCTGCTAGCTGTCTTACATTACAATTGCTCAACCAATCAAAAAACCCGATCCTGTGACATCATCTCTAACCTTTCCTTTAACCGTGGGATCAGCTTAGCCAtaaaattagtttaaaaaaattatgtaatttAATACAGCTAGTTAACATCATGCTAGCTAGCGGCCACAAGGTTGTTTTCGCTGCTAACCAGGCTAGCATGAATGACACCGAGTAATCCTCAaacagagggacagagtgagCTCCGGGGAAGGAAATGGACAAATGGAGATTTAGATCAGATAGAGACGTGATTGTTATGAGAACAGGAAGCTGCGTGATTCCACACATCACGGGGAAACtccgcactcactc
This region includes:
- the bloc1s6 gene encoding biogenesis of lysosome-related organelles complex 1 subunit 6 — its product is MESEGDVDLSCSESSPEKDVCAVSEPQYLEDLVLVKEECVEKLSEGLISHYLPDLQRSRDTMQELTQNQVVLLDTLEQEITKFRECNAMIDVNTLFTEAKVYHSKLVNIRREMISLHDRTSKLKKRALKLQQQKQKEALEREQQREKELERERQLIAKPAKRT
- the slc30a4 gene encoding zinc transporter 4 isoform X1; translation: MFVFLIPGVLEKNLWHHEKETRRLSFSCQSKLTSGFTSHELIANQLIFPHCTQSRSLSLYLSRALSLSRALSLSRSLSLSLALSLSLTMSGADLLSRVSSVFRRERTDWDLSDTAAFDFSEDLAEDEMPRFNKLKVVVSAEMDEYTGSSPNGAAVSTFIRDGQDDDDDSLLGSTSGLGAEPCENCAKRKEDVKRRRVMKKLAMAAVLYFLFMIGELVGGYMANSLAIMTDALHMLTDLIGIVVSLLALWLSAKPPTHTFNFGLHRLEVMSAGISVLLIYILTGVLLNEAVQRTLRPDFTIDGDVMLITAAVGVAVNLIMGFLLNQSGHLHSHSHSHSHSHSAGHAHSQRRGQGRGQSQHSHDSLAVRAAFIHALGDLVQSVGVLIAAYIVRFKPEYKLADPVCTYIFSVLVLVTTLRIIRDTGLILLEGVPRHLNMSVMREDLLKLDGVESVEELKLWALTADRTVALAHLQLAPGSMGNWEEVQSKARHLLMMSHGVSHCTVQLQSHKHRDTHSCSNCVLASA
- the slc30a4 gene encoding zinc transporter 4 isoform X2; protein product: MSGADLLSRVSSVFRRERTDWDLSDTAAFDFSEDLAEDEMPRFNKLKVVVSAEMDEYTGSSPNGAAVSTFIRDGQDDDDDSLLGSTSGLGAEPCENCAKRKEDVKRRRVMKKLAMAAVLYFLFMIGELVGGYMANSLAIMTDALHMLTDLIGIVVSLLALWLSAKPPTHTFNFGLHRLEVMSAGISVLLIYILTGVLLNEAVQRTLRPDFTIDGDVMLITAAVGVAVNLIMGFLLNQSGHLHSHSHSHSHSHSAGHAHSQRRGQGRGQSQHSHDSLAVRAAFIHALGDLVQSVGVLIAAYIVRFKPEYKLADPVCTYIFSVLVLVTTLRIIRDTGLILLEGVPRHLNMSVMREDLLKLDGVESVEELKLWALTADRTVALAHLQLAPGSMGNWEEVQSKARHLLMMSHGVSHCTVQLQSHKHRDTHSCSNCVLASA